A region of the Sideroxydans lithotrophicus ES-1 genome:
GCCGCCGCTTCCGCGACGCCGGGGCTGGGCTATAAGTTGCCGTTCGTGGAAAGCTACGGCGGCGAGCTGGATGGTGATCTGGGCACGGTGATCCGCAAGTTCCCCGGTGTGTGGGTGACCTTCGGCGGCTGCCGCGCCTCTACCAAGATGGCGACGGCGGGCGGCAAGTGGAAGACCCCGGCCACCTTCGTGACGATGTGCGGATCTCGCAACGTGCGCGGCGAGCGTGCCACGCGCAAGGGGTTGACGGTGGGCGGCGTGATCAAGGAGGTCGGCGTCTACCAGATCCTGAACGATGTGAGCCTACTGCTTGCGGGTAGCGATCTCGGTCTGGCGATCACCCCGTTAAAGCCGGGTGCGATCCGCACGCTGTTTAACACCAAGCTGAACGGCCAAGGGTTGGCGGTGTTCGCCAGGGAATGGCACTGCGAGTTCATCGAGACCAAGCCGCGCGAGCCGATAGACCCGACCGACCCGATGTGGCTGAAGCTCGGGATCAACTATTACTTGAAGCCCGGTGACGCCGTTGCCGATGCTTCTGATGTTTTAACGCTGACATAGGGGAAGCCATGAAAGTGCTCGCTGTAAAAGGCATCAAGGTGCCGAAAGAAGACAAGCCGCGCGAATACATCACCGAGACGCCGCCCGAGGGTGAGCAGGCGTTCGAGGTGCCGGAATCCGCCTACTACCTGCGTCGCGTGTCTGACGGCGACCTGGTGATCGTTAAACCGAAGAAAGGAGCCTAACCGTGGCCAGCAAGAACATCAGCTTCGAAACCATTCCGTCCAGCATCCGCAAGCCGGGCAAATATTTTGAGTTCAACACCAAGCTGGCGGTGCGCACGCTGCCGGGCAACCTGCAGAAGGTGCTGGTCATCGGTCAGCGCATCGCCGCCGGTACCGTGGCTGCCAATGTGCTGACGGACGTGTTCTCGGATGCGGAAGCCGCCACCTATTTCGGCAACGGCTCGCAGCTGCACATGATGTGCCGTGCCGCGATCAAGGCCAACCCCTATCTGTCGCTGCAAGCCATTGCGATGGACGATGCGGGCGCGGGCGTGCTGGCAGCCGGAACGGTCACCCTGACTGGCCCTGCAACCAAGGCGGGCGTGCTGACCGTGAAGGTGGCAGGCAAGCCGGTGCAGATCGCCGTCGCCGCGACCGACACCGCCACGGCGATGGCTGCTGCGGTCGCGGCACAAGTCGCCCTGCAGCCGGATCTGCCGGTGACGGCTGCGGCCGCGCTGGGCGTCGTTACCCTGACTGCCAAGAACAAGGGCACCCAGGGCAACAACATCAAGATCGAGGCGGCTGTGACTGCAGAGGGTGTGACCACTGCTGTCGTGGCGATGGCGAACGGTGCAACCGACCCGACGCTGGCCACCGCTCTGGCGACGGTATTTGCCGCCGGTCACAACATCATCATCAGCGCGTGGAACGATCAGACCAGCCTGACCGCCCTGCGCACGCACCTGGACAGCGTATCCGGCTCGCTGGAGCAACGTGGCTGCATCGGTATCTATGGCCACACCGGCACGCTGGCCGCCGCCACCACGCTGGCCGGGCAGATCAACGCCGGGCGTATCTCCGGCCCCAACCTCAAGGTGCCTGAGCAACCCTGCGAGCTGGCCGCTGCCTACGGCGCGGTCGTGGCTGGCGAGGAAGATCCGGCGCGTCCGCTCAACACGCTGGAGCTGGTGGGCATCACCGCCCCGGCGCTGGCCGACCAGCTGAGCCGCACCGAACAGGAGAGCGCACTGAACAACGGCGTGACCCCGCTTGAAGTCGGCCCCGGCGAGAAGGTGCAGATCGTGCGCGCCGTGACCACCTACACGCTGGACGCGCAGAGCGTGCCGGACATCAGCCTGCTTGATCTGACCACCATCCGCACGCTGGATTACGTGCGCAAGGCGTGCCGCGAGCGGATCGCGCTGCGCTTCCCGCGCGAGAAGCTGTCCGAGCGCACCGCGCCCAAGGTCAGGGACCAGCTGCTGGACGTGCTCTACAAGCTGGAGGATCTGGAGATCGTCGAGCTGGTGGACGACAACGCGGATGGCGTGATCGTCGAGCGCGATCTGCAGGACCCGAATCGCCTGGATGCGAAGATCCCGGTGGACGTGGTGAACGGCCTGCATGTGTTCGCTGGCCGCATCGATCTGTTGCTGTAACCCAACGAGGAGTTAGAACATGGGAATTGAATATGATGGCGAGGTAGTCGTCGAGATCAACGGCGTGGAAGTGGATGTCGTTTCCTTCGACGATACCGTTACCACCGGGCGTCGTCCGGTCAAGACGATGAACCGCACCAAACGCGCAAAAGGCAGCGTGAACGGCAGCGAGTCCGTCGAGATGAAGATCACCGCACCGGCTCCGGCCACCGGCGAATTCAACTGGCGCACGATGAAGGACGCGCAGATCGTGATCTACCCGGTCGAAAACCCGACCAAGCGCACCACGTACCAGGACAGCAACGTGACCAGCGTCGGCTCGCGTTACCAGCTCGAAGGTGAGATGGTGCGTGATGTGAGCCTGTATTGCCTGCGTAAGGTCGATCCGAAATGACCGACCTGACCGTTAAAAGCAAGCTGCCCATCGGCATCCTGGTGGATGGAAAGCGCTTCAAGGACTTCTCCATCCGTCCCGGTACGCTGCGCGACTCGATCAACGCCGCCCAGTCTTTGGGTGGTGATGCAGCGACCGCCAACGGCAACACGCTGCGCTATGCCACGATGGCGCAGCGGGTGAGCTTTGAGGGGCTGGATCAGGAGCTGGTCACCTACGATTTGCTGTTGGGCCTGCTCGACCGCGATGCGATGGTGCTGGAGGCCGCTTCGGATGAGGTTGAAAAAAAGCTCGACGCGCTGAGCAGCAGCTAAGCACCGTTCGCAAGGCACAGGTGCTGCTCGCCCGTGCCGGGTTCGATCCTCACAAGGTGCTTGATATGACCGAGGCAGAGATCGAATCGCATCTGTCCACCATCGCGGTGGTCTCCGGTGCCAAGCCTCCGCAAGGCACTACTACCCGGCGGTTCAAGGGCCACAGAAAGACCAAAAAGCCATGAGCGGCAAGAACTACGAACTTTCCCTGGTGATGAGACTGCGCGACATGGCGTCGCGCGGTTTCAACCTCGCCCAGCGCGACATCCAGTCTGGCATCGATAAGACCAACAAGGCCACCGCCAGCCTCACCAAGACGGTCTCCCAGTACCACAAGACGCGCGATGCGGGTGCCAAGCTCGGCATCCGCTCCGAGCATGACATCCAGCGCGAAATCCAGCGCACGCAGGCCGCCTACGAACGCCTGGCTAAATCCGGCACGATGTCGATGCGGGACCAGGCGCGCGCCGCCGATGCGGCCCGCAGCAAGATCCGCGAACTCAACAACGAGATGGGCAAGTATTCGCTGGGCCAGCGCGCTATGCGTGGCCTGCAGACCGGCGCGAGCGTTGCGGCCGGGGTGATGGCTGGCGGCTATGTGATGTCCAAGCCGATCAACCAGACGATGGATTACGGCATGCGCCTGGCGCAGATGTCCAACACCGCCTTCAGCGAGCGCAACACGCTGGGCCGCATCATGGGCAAGCGCGAACTGGACGCGGCTGTCGTCGCCTCTGTGCGCCACGGCGGTGGCACGCGCGAGAGCGCAGCCGGTGCGCTGGATACGCTGATCGCCTCGGGCGCGATGTCGGCCAAGGATTCGATGGGCATGCTGCCGTCGTTGATGCGCGCCTCGACCGCGTCTGGTGCCGATGCCGGGGAGCTGGCGCAGATCGGCATCCGTGGCATGCAGACGATGGGTATCAAGCCGGGCGAGATGGGCAAGATCCTGGACATGGCGATCACTGCCGGTCAACAGGGCGGCTTCGAGCTGAAAGACATGGCGAAGTGGCTGCCGCAGCAGATGGCGGCGGCGAAGCTGTCCGGGATCTCAGGTACCTCGGGTATGGCGAAGCTGCTCGCGGCCAACCAGGCGTCGGCGATCACTGCCGGCACAAAGGATGAGGCAGGCAACAACCTGGTCAACCTGCTGGCCAAGATCAACAGCCGCGACACTGCCGTGGACGCGCAGCGCATGGGCATCAACCTGTCCGGCACGCTGGCGGCAGCGCGTGGCAAGGGTATGGATTCGCTCGATGCCTTTGTGGGCGTGGTGGATAGTGTAGTCGCCAAGAATGCGGAATTTCAGGCGCTGCAGGCGAAGCTGAAGACGACCACCGGCGCGGATCGGCGTGGCGTGCTGGAATCGCAGGCGGACATTTTGCAGGGTTCGGCCATCGGCCAGATGGTGCAGGATCGCCAGGCGCTGATGGCGCTGGTCGGCATCATGGGCAATCGCGGCTACATGTCCGACGTGCAGAAGAAGACGCTGGCCGGTGAAGGCGCTGCGGAAAAGAACTACGCTGTGATCGCCGAAGAGGCGGGCTTCAAGGTGCAGCAGGCCGCGAACGAAAAGGATATCGCTTCTCAAAACGCTTTCGAGAAATTAACGCCGCTGGTCGGGGCGGTGGCGGATGGATTTACCACGATGGCGCAGCAGTATCCGATGCTCACCGCTGCCACGGTAGCGGCCACGACCGCGCTGACTGCGCTGGCCGTCGCCAGCGGCGCGGCCAGCCTGACCAGCATGTTGGGCGGGAAAGGCGGCGGTTTGACGGGGTTGCTCTCGAAAGGTCGCGGACTGGCTGCCGGTGCGGGCAGCCTGGCGATGCGCGGCGGCGCAATGGCGCTTTCCGGCGCGGGTGCTGCTGTGGCGGGTGCTGGAGCGGCTGGCTACGGGCTGGGCACGCTGCTGTACAACGCCATCGATGAGACCGAGTTCGCCAACAACCTGGGCGGTGCGATTGCGACTGTGCTGGCCAGCCTGGGCAACAAAGAGGCGCAGGATGCGCTCAACGTCACATTGAACCTGGACGGCGAGCAGATCGCCCAGGCAGTCAACATGCGCAACGCCAGAACCTCATCCCGCTATTGATGGCGGAAACGCTTCCGCCTTAACTGCCCCCGCGCGCGCGCGTAAATTCCGCGCATGGCTTGGGAAGACAAATTACTGGACGCATCCTTTCGGGGTATCAAATTCGAGGTCGTGAAGACTGACGATGATGCCCCGCGATCCATTGTCGAACACGCTTACCCGTATGTGAATGGCTCGGATGTCGAGGATATGGGGCGCGGTGCGCGCCGCATTAGTCTTGAGGCGGTGTTCTATGGTGATGATTACGAAACGCGCCTGCAGGAGTTCCTGGACGCGATGGATCAGCCTGGCGCTGGCGAGTTCATTCATCCTGTGTTCGGTTCTATCAAGAACGCCCAGCCGGTACGCTACCCGGTGCATCACGACGCCGAGAATCCAGACTACGCCACTGTCGCTATCGAGTTCATCGAATCGACGCCGGGCGGATCGTTCTTCGAGAAAGCCCTCCCCGCACAAAAGGCGGAAGCCATCACCCAGCAGGGTGCTGCTGCGACTGTTTCGGCATCTGAGGCTGCGGCAAAGCTGATCGAGCGCCTGCAAGCCTACAGCCCGCTGGCCCCATTGGATACGTTGCGCGAGGCGATGACCGGGCCGCTGTTGTATGGCATGGATTTCATCAACACGTTGCTGTCCGGCATGGATGTGCTGGCGTATCCGCGCGCATGGGGTAACGATATCTCGGCGCTGGTGAACGGCGCACTCGATGTGCGTTTGTGGGGTGACCAGCTCGAAGCGGACTGGGCCAGCATCCAGAGCGACCTTCATGCCTTCTCGATCTTCAGTTCGCCGCCTGCAGTCGCCCCCGCACAAGTTACATCGACCACGCTCCCATCCGAAACTCAGGCTGTGGCAGCTATCGCGCTGACGGTGCAGGTCAACACCGCTGTCGGGCTGGCGAATGCGGCCAGCTTTGTGTTGGCCAGCGAATCCGTTACGCCTACCCTGCAACCCGACGAGATTGAGGCGATCAGCAACACGGCCCGCACGAGCATCCAGAACGCCATCGAGCAGGCGCGCATCACTTACGGCATCGAGCAGAGCCGAACGATCACAGAACCGCTGAAAGGCCAAGGGCTGGCGGTTCAGGAGGCGGCGCGGGCGGTCATCGCTGCGCGTCCGCCGCTTATTCAGCGTGCAGCAGATGCGCCGGGCAACATGCGTCTGCTGGCGCACTTGTGGTACGGCGACAACACTCGCGCGCCGGAGCTGTATCGCCTGAACGGCGCACGCAGCCCGTTCGTCAACACCGGAGACAGCGTCAATGCCTACGCCCGATGACACCGTTGAGCTGCTGATCGGCGGCAAGGTGCACGGCGATTGGTCGAGTTACGAGATTGACTCGGACTTGCTGACGCCTGCCGATGGATGGTCTGTCTCGATGGGTATGGTCAACGGCAAGATACCGGCTGATGTGGCGGCTGGTGCGCCCGTTAAAGTGCTGGTCGGCGGCGAGGTGGTGATGACCGGCTATGTGGACGATCCGGACCATCCTGTTAGCAAAACGGGCCATTCTTTTAGCCTTTCTGGCCGGGATATGGCCGCCGACCTGGTTGACTGCTCCGCGCCGATCTTCACGGCCAAGCTGGTGAGCCTGAAACAAATTGCCGCAAAAATCACCAGCCTGTTCGGCATCAAGGCGATTCGCATCGATGCCGATGCAACCCGCACCCGCGAGAAAGTCAGCGTTGAGCCGGGCGACACCGCTTGGGATGCATTGGCCCGTGCGGCAGAGGCGAACGGGCTGTGGCCTTGGTTCGAGCCGGACGGCACGCTGGTGATCGGCGGCCCGGATTATTCGACTCCCATCGTCGCGACGCTGATCCTGCGCAAGTCTGGCGATGGAAACAATCTGATCAGCCTGAATAAGCACGAGTCCATGCACGGTCGGTATTCCAAGGTGACGGTGTACGGCCAGGCGGCAGGCACCGAAACTGAACAAGGGCGGAACGCGCTGCAGGGATCATGGGTTGATGAAGGCGTGCCGCGCTATCGCCCCAAGATCGTGATCGATCACGACTGCGAAAGCGTGGCGATGTGCCGCGACCGCGCGCGCAAGATCATCACCGATAGCCGCTTGAGCGGCCTCACCCTTTCTGCCTTGGTGAAAGGGCACCGCATCGTCGCCCCTGGCCAGCCCTCCGACGGCCAGTTATGGAAGCCGATGCAGCGCGTCCATGTGATCTCTGAGCCGCACGAGATCGACGGTGTGTTCTTCATGATGGCCCGCAAGTTCAACCGTAACCGCCAAGACGGCACGCGCACTGCGCTGACGCTGAAGGAAGACGGCATGTGGCTGATCAACGCCCGCCCGCATAAAAAGGCGCACCGCCGTGGCAAGAACGCCATGCCCGGCGAGATCATCGACGTGAGCGGAGCTGCGACATGATGAACCCTATCAAGGTGATCGACGAGCGCATCAGCCGCAAGCTGGCCAGCATCCGCCAAGCCTTCCGTGGCGTGGTGACGCTGGTGAAGGCGGCGGGTGCGGTGCAGCTTGTCCAGGGCGAAGGCGTCAAGGGCGAACAGGTGCAAGGTGCCGAGATGTTCCAGCAGTTCGGTTACACCAGCAATCCGCCTGAAGATTCGATGTTCATCCTGCTGCCACTTGGTGGCAAGACGGGGCACGGCATCATCATCGCAACCGAGCACGGCACCTATCGCCTGAAAAACCTCGAAAGTGGCGAGACGGCGATCTACAACCAGTGGGGCGATCAAGTGCTGCTCAAGGCGAACCGCCGCATGCAGCTGGTTTCGTCGGTCGGTGTTGATATCGACAGCCCGCAAACGACTATGAGCGGAAACCTTGCGGTTCAGGGAAACATCGTCGCCCAGGGCGACATCAGCGACCACAACGACAAGAGCATGGCCGGAATGCGCGAGGTGTTCAACACGCATGAGCAGGCCGTTTCTGGCAGCACTGCTGCTGCGCCGATAGGACATATGTGATGGATGCCCTGATCGATCCATTGACCCGCGATTACGTGCTGCTTGACGGCGCGATCAAGCGAGACCCGGCCAACGGCCTGCTTAACTCGATCTATTTGCGGCTGACTGTCCCCCTGGGAAGCTACTGGGAAGCGCCAACGCTGGGCAGCAGGCTGTACACCTTGGAGCGCGAAAAGGATAAGGTGCGCGTGGCGAAGCTCGCCACTCAATACGCCAAACAAGCGCTTGACCCGATCCTTGAATCAGGTCGGGCGACCAGCATCACGGTGACATCAGAGCAGCCGAATGACGGACATCTGTACCTGTTGTTCGAGGTCGTTGCGGCCAGCGGCGAAACGTTAACTTTCAAGCATCCAGTCAAGGTGGTTTA
Encoded here:
- a CDS encoding phage baseplate assembly protein, coding for MPTPDDTVELLIGGKVHGDWSSYEIDSDLLTPADGWSVSMGMVNGKIPADVAAGAPVKVLVGGEVVMTGYVDDPDHPVSKTGHSFSLSGRDMAADLVDCSAPIFTAKLVSLKQIAAKITSLFGIKAIRIDADATRTREKVSVEPGDTAWDALARAAEANGLWPWFEPDGTLVIGGPDYSTPIVATLILRKSGDGNNLISLNKHESMHGRYSKVTVYGQAAGTETEQGRNALQGSWVDEGVPRYRPKIVIDHDCESVAMCRDRARKIITDSRLSGLTLSALVKGHRIVAPGQPSDGQLWKPMQRVHVISEPHEIDGVFFMMARKFNRNRQDGTRTALTLKEDGMWLINARPHKKAHRRGKNAMPGEIIDVSGAAT
- a CDS encoding DNA circularization protein is translated as MAWEDKLLDASFRGIKFEVVKTDDDAPRSIVEHAYPYVNGSDVEDMGRGARRISLEAVFYGDDYETRLQEFLDAMDQPGAGEFIHPVFGSIKNAQPVRYPVHHDAENPDYATVAIEFIESTPGGSFFEKALPAQKAEAITQQGAAATVSASEAAAKLIERLQAYSPLAPLDTLREAMTGPLLYGMDFINTLLSGMDVLAYPRAWGNDISALVNGALDVRLWGDQLEADWASIQSDLHAFSIFSSPPAVAPAQVTSTTLPSETQAVAAIALTVQVNTAVGLANAASFVLASESVTPTLQPDEIEAISNTARTSIQNAIEQARITYGIEQSRTITEPLKGQGLAVQEAARAVIAARPPLIQRAADAPGNMRLLAHLWYGDNTRAPELYRLNGARSPFVNTGDSVNAYAR
- a CDS encoding DUF1834 family protein, with the translated sequence MISEIEDAIIARIEAAASATPGLGYKLPFVESYGGELDGDLGTVIRKFPGVWVTFGGCRASTKMATAGGKWKTPATFVTMCGSRNVRGERATRKGLTVGGVIKEVGVYQILNDVSLLLAGSDLGLAITPLKPGAIRTLFNTKLNGQGLAVFAREWHCEFIETKPREPIDPTDPMWLKLGINYYLKPGDAVADASDVLTLT
- a CDS encoding phage tail sheath subtilisin-like domain-containing protein; translation: MASKNISFETIPSSIRKPGKYFEFNTKLAVRTLPGNLQKVLVIGQRIAAGTVAANVLTDVFSDAEAATYFGNGSQLHMMCRAAIKANPYLSLQAIAMDDAGAGVLAAGTVTLTGPATKAGVLTVKVAGKPVQIAVAATDTATAMAAAVAAQVALQPDLPVTAAAALGVVTLTAKNKGTQGNNIKIEAAVTAEGVTTAVVAMANGATDPTLATALATVFAAGHNIIISAWNDQTSLTALRTHLDSVSGSLEQRGCIGIYGHTGTLAAATTLAGQINAGRISGPNLKVPEQPCELAAAYGAVVAGEEDPARPLNTLELVGITAPALADQLSRTEQESALNNGVTPLEVGPGEKVQIVRAVTTYTLDAQSVPDISLLDLTTIRTLDYVRKACRERIALRFPREKLSERTAPKVRDQLLDVLYKLEDLEIVELVDDNADGVIVERDLQDPNRLDAKIPVDVVNGLHVFAGRIDLLL
- a CDS encoding phage tail tape measure protein — protein: MSGKNYELSLVMRLRDMASRGFNLAQRDIQSGIDKTNKATASLTKTVSQYHKTRDAGAKLGIRSEHDIQREIQRTQAAYERLAKSGTMSMRDQARAADAARSKIRELNNEMGKYSLGQRAMRGLQTGASVAAGVMAGGYVMSKPINQTMDYGMRLAQMSNTAFSERNTLGRIMGKRELDAAVVASVRHGGGTRESAAGALDTLIASGAMSAKDSMGMLPSLMRASTASGADAGELAQIGIRGMQTMGIKPGEMGKILDMAITAGQQGGFELKDMAKWLPQQMAAAKLSGISGTSGMAKLLAANQASAITAGTKDEAGNNLVNLLAKINSRDTAVDAQRMGINLSGTLAAARGKGMDSLDAFVGVVDSVVAKNAEFQALQAKLKTTTGADRRGVLESQADILQGSAIGQMVQDRQALMALVGIMGNRGYMSDVQKKTLAGEGAAEKNYAVIAEEAGFKVQQAANEKDIASQNAFEKLTPLVGAVADGFTTMAQQYPMLTAATVAATTALTALAVASGAASLTSMLGGKGGGLTGLLSKGRGLAAGAGSLAMRGGAMALSGAGAAVAGAGAAGYGLGTLLYNAIDETEFANNLGGAIATVLASLGNKEAQDALNVTLNLDGEQIAQAVNMRNARTSSRY
- a CDS encoding phage GP46 family protein, translated to MDALIDPLTRDYVLLDGAIKRDPANGLLNSIYLRLTVPLGSYWEAPTLGSRLYTLEREKDKVRVAKLATQYAKQALDPILESGRATSITVTSEQPNDGHLYLLFEVVAASGETLTFKHPVKVV
- a CDS encoding DUF2635 domain-containing protein; the protein is MKVLAVKGIKVPKEDKPREYITETPPEGEQAFEVPESAYYLRRVSDGDLVIVKPKKGA
- a CDS encoding phage baseplate assembly protein V translates to MMNPIKVIDERISRKLASIRQAFRGVVTLVKAAGAVQLVQGEGVKGEQVQGAEMFQQFGYTSNPPEDSMFILLPLGGKTGHGIIIATEHGTYRLKNLESGETAIYNQWGDQVLLKANRRMQLVSSVGVDIDSPQTTMSGNLAVQGNIVAQGDISDHNDKSMAGMREVFNTHEQAVSGSTAAAPIGHM